Proteins encoded together in one Telopea speciosissima isolate NSW1024214 ecotype Mountain lineage chromosome 4, Tspe_v1, whole genome shotgun sequence window:
- the LOC122659270 gene encoding putative invertase inhibitor, giving the protein MELIIENATKIGSRIKELWTDKKYGRDAKHVLQVCDEVYSNAVVDTIQAIDEFKSKDYFVASTLVDSVQTDATTCEDEFEEAGLKSPLTIEDNYFYQLTSIAITITEIVL; this is encoded by the coding sequence ATGGAGTTAATCATTGAAAATGCAACAAAGATTGGTTCACGGATTAAGGAGCTCTGGACTGATAAAAAATATGGTCGAGATGCTAAGCATGTCTTACAAGTTTGTGACGAGGTTTACTCTAACGCAGTGGTTGATACAATACAAGCAATTGATGAATTCAAATCCAAGGATTACTTTGTAGCTAGTACTTTAGTGGATTCAGTGCAGACCGATGCAACGACTTGTGAAGATGAGTTCGAGGAGGCCGGCTTAAAATCACCTCTAACAATAGAGGACAATTATTTCTACCAATTAACTTCTATTGCAATTACTATTACTGAAATTGTCCTTTGA